A single genomic interval of Flavobacterium sp. N2820 harbors:
- a CDS encoding TlpA disulfide reductase family protein, translated as MKKIILITTAALFAIACNQLKDNEFVINGDATGVENGKKVFVEIQSETGSIVKDTGVIENGKFELKGFTEGIDLGFVRIENEQISLPIILEKGEISISIKTDTVQNSIIGGTPNNEKFQLFNNESKVIARKLGKFQKANAERIKAAKIANDTATVNQIMREYNSFQEDMNKVSVKFIKENKDAYLSVLLLENFLMRQYLTPEEVKGYYEKLDKGLLETKSGKNIKKVLDSVSEISIGKPAPNFSAPSPDGKVISLKESLGKVTIIDFWASWCGPCRVENPNVVAMYNELHDKGLNIIGVSLDKDATKWKEAIAKDKLTWNQVSNLEQWSEPIAKQYNVQSIPATFILDAKGNIVARDLRGDALKAKVKELLGVK; from the coding sequence ATGAAAAAAATAATATTGATTACTACTGCAGCATTATTTGCTATTGCTTGCAACCAATTAAAAGACAATGAATTTGTTATTAATGGAGATGCTACAGGTGTAGAAAACGGTAAAAAAGTTTTTGTAGAAATTCAAAGTGAAACAGGAAGTATTGTTAAAGATACTGGTGTTATAGAAAATGGAAAATTTGAATTAAAAGGCTTTACTGAAGGCATTGATTTAGGATTTGTAAGAATTGAAAACGAACAAATTAGTTTGCCTATTATATTAGAAAAAGGAGAAATTAGCATATCAATTAAAACAGATACCGTTCAAAACTCTATAATTGGTGGAACACCTAACAATGAGAAATTTCAATTATTCAACAATGAATCTAAAGTAATTGCTAGAAAATTAGGTAAATTTCAAAAAGCAAATGCAGAAAGAATAAAAGCTGCTAAAATTGCAAACGATACAGCAACAGTTAATCAAATCATGAGAGAATACAATAGCTTTCAAGAAGACATGAACAAAGTTTCTGTAAAATTCATTAAAGAAAATAAAGATGCTTATTTATCTGTTCTTTTATTAGAAAACTTTTTAATGAGACAATACTTAACACCAGAAGAAGTAAAGGGATACTATGAAAAATTAGACAAAGGGTTGCTAGAAACTAAAAGTGGTAAAAACATTAAAAAAGTATTAGATTCTGTGTCTGAAATTTCAATAGGTAAACCTGCTCCAAATTTTTCAGCTCCTTCACCTGATGGAAAAGTAATTTCATTAAAAGAATCATTAGGAAAAGTGACTATTATTGATTTTTGGGCATCATGGTGTGGTCCTTGCAGAGTTGAAAATCCAAATGTAGTTGCTATGTATAATGAATTACATGACAAAGGACTAAATATTATTGGTGTTTCTTTAGATAAAGATGCAACAAAATGGAAAGAAGCTATTGCAAAAGATAAATTAACATGGAATCAGGTTTCAAATCTTGAACAATGGAGTGAGCCTATTGCTAAACAATACAACGTACAATCAATACCTGCTACTTTTATTTTAGATGCAAAAGGGAATATTGTTGCAAGAGATCTTAGAGGTGATGCTTTAAAAGCAAAAGTAAAAGAACTTTTAGGGGTTAAATAA
- the rpsA gene encoding 30S ribosomal protein S1 has protein sequence MSEINKTQEEFLANFNWHNFQEGIDPVDEKNLQEFEELVTKTFIATDQEEVVEGVVVRITERDAIVDINAKSEGVISLNEFRYNPNLKVGDKVEVLIDVREDKTGQLVLSHRKARTIKAWDRVISANETGEIVNGFVKCRTKGGMIVDVFGIEAFLPGSQIDVKPIRDYDQYVNKTMEFKVVKINHEFKNVVVSHKALIEADIEVQKKEIIGQLEKGQVLEGVVKNITSYGVFIDLGGVDGLIHITDLSWSRINHPSEVLELDQKLNVVILDFDDEKTRIQLGLKQLNAHPWDALGTELKVGDKVKGKVVVLADYGAFIEVAEGVEGLIHVSEMSWSTHLRSAQDFMKIGDVVEAVVLTLDRDERKMSLGIKQMTQDPWTDITAKYPVGSKHTGIVRNFTNFGIFVELEEGIDGLVYISDLSWTKKIKHPSEFVNVGEKLDVVVLELDVEGRKLSLGHKQTTANPWDKYEDAFAVGTIHNGAISEIVDKGATVEFGDDIVAFIPTRHLEKEDGKKLKKGDTADFKVIEFNKEFKRVVASHTAIFREEEEKNVKTAVETTSNSSAQTSTLGDNNDILAELKAKMEKGGK, from the coding sequence ATGTCTGAAATTAACAAAACACAAGAAGAGTTTTTAGCGAATTTTAACTGGCATAACTTCCAAGAAGGAATTGATCCAGTTGATGAAAAAAACTTGCAAGAATTTGAAGAATTAGTAACTAAAACGTTCATTGCTACAGATCAAGAAGAAGTAGTAGAAGGTGTAGTTGTTAGAATTACTGAAAGAGACGCAATCGTTGACATCAACGCTAAATCTGAAGGTGTTATTTCTTTAAACGAATTCCGTTACAATCCTAACTTAAAAGTTGGTGATAAAGTAGAAGTATTAATCGACGTTCGTGAAGACAAAACAGGTCAATTAGTATTATCTCACAGAAAAGCTAGAACTATCAAAGCATGGGATAGAGTTATTTCTGCTAACGAAACAGGAGAAATCGTTAATGGTTTCGTTAAATGTAGAACTAAAGGTGGTATGATTGTAGATGTTTTCGGAATTGAAGCATTCTTACCAGGTTCACAAATTGATGTGAAACCTATCCGTGATTACGATCAATATGTGAACAAAACTATGGAATTTAAAGTTGTGAAAATCAACCACGAATTCAAAAACGTAGTAGTATCTCACAAAGCGCTTATCGAAGCTGATATTGAAGTACAGAAAAAAGAAATCATTGGTCAATTAGAAAAAGGACAAGTATTAGAGGGTGTTGTTAAAAACATTACTTCTTATGGTGTGTTTATTGATTTAGGTGGTGTAGATGGATTAATCCATATTACAGACTTATCTTGGTCAAGAATTAATCACCCAAGTGAAGTTCTTGAATTAGACCAAAAATTAAACGTTGTAATCCTTGATTTCGATGATGAGAAAACAAGAATCCAATTAGGTTTAAAACAATTAAATGCTCATCCTTGGGATGCTTTAGGAACTGAATTAAAAGTTGGTGATAAAGTTAAAGGAAAAGTTGTTGTTTTAGCTGATTACGGTGCTTTCATCGAAGTTGCTGAAGGTGTAGAAGGTTTAATCCACGTTTCTGAAATGTCTTGGTCAACTCACTTAAGAAGTGCTCAAGATTTCATGAAAATTGGTGATGTAGTTGAAGCAGTTGTTTTAACTTTAGACAGAGACGAAAGAAAAATGTCTTTAGGTATCAAACAAATGACGCAAGATCCATGGACTGATATCACGGCTAAATATCCAGTAGGTTCTAAACACACTGGAATCGTTAGAAACTTTACTAACTTCGGAATTTTCGTAGAGTTAGAAGAAGGTATCGACGGTTTAGTTTATATCTCTGATTTATCTTGGACTAAGAAAATCAAACACCCATCTGAATTTGTAAACGTTGGTGAAAAATTAGACGTTGTTGTATTAGAATTAGATGTTGAAGGACGTAAATTATCTTTAGGTCACAAACAAACTACTGCTAATCCATGGGATAAATATGAAGATGCATTCGCTGTTGGAACAATCCACAACGGAGCAATTTCTGAAATCGTTGACAAAGGTGCTACTGTAGAATTTGGTGACGATATCGTTGCTTTCATTCCTACACGTCACTTAGAAAAAGAAGACGGTAAAAAATTGAAAAAAGGAGATACTGCTGACTTTAAAGTTATTGAATTCAATAAAGAATTCAAAAGAGTAGTAGCTTCTCATACAGCTATCTTCAGAGAAGAAGAAGAGAAAAACGTTAAAACTGCAGTTGAAACTACATCAAATAGCTCAGCTCAAACATCTACTTTAGGTGATAATAACGATATTCTTGCTGAATTAAAAGCTAAAATGGAAAAAGGAGGTAAATAA
- a CDS encoding ArsR/SmtB family transcription factor, which translates to MGASKSESFSVEQNEMATLFKALSHPARIAIVDYLLTVDTCICGDIVNELPLAQPTISQHLKELKNANIIKGTIEGTAICYCINPDTIDKIENHFGMIRHKLKNKCC; encoded by the coding sequence ATGGGAGCATCAAAATCAGAATCCTTTTCAGTGGAACAAAACGAAATGGCAACGTTGTTTAAAGCTTTGTCGCATCCGGCACGTATTGCAATTGTTGACTATTTGTTAACTGTTGATACTTGTATTTGTGGTGATATTGTAAATGAATTGCCTTTAGCGCAACCTACGATTTCACAACATCTTAAAGAATTAAAAAACGCTAATATTATTAAAGGAACTATCGAAGGAACGGCCATTTGTTACTGTATTAATCCAGATACGATTGATAAAATTGAAAATCATTTTGGGATGATTCGTCATAAGTTAAAGAATAAATGCTGTTAA
- a CDS encoding DUF6428 family protein produces the protein MKLSEIKSELKKLTTIAFQLPNGDLVPNHFHVTEVGKITKHFIDCGGVVRTEEVVNFQLWEANDYDHRLHPEKLVHIIELSEQKLQIPDLEIEVEYQMKETIGKFSLDFDGTNFQLKSKLTDCLAKDNCGIPPEKMKVKIGEWKPKETSCCTPDSGCC, from the coding sequence ATGAAACTATCAGAAATCAAATCCGAATTAAAAAAGCTAACAACAATAGCTTTTCAATTGCCAAATGGTGATTTAGTACCGAATCATTTTCATGTAACCGAAGTAGGTAAAATCACAAAGCATTTTATCGATTGCGGTGGAGTTGTTCGTACAGAAGAAGTAGTCAACTTCCAACTTTGGGAAGCCAATGATTATGATCATAGATTACATCCTGAAAAATTGGTTCATATTATTGAATTGTCCGAGCAAAAACTTCAAATTCCTGATTTAGAAATCGAAGTCGAATATCAAATGAAGGAAACTATCGGAAAATTCAGTTTAGATTTCGACGGAACTAACTTCCAATTGAAATCAAAATTAACCGATTGTTTAGCTAAAGACAATTGCGGTATTCCACCAGAAAAAATGAAAGTCAAAATAGGTGAGTGGAAACCGAAAGAAACGTCTTGTTGTACACCAGATTCAGGTTGTTGTTAA
- a CDS encoding class I SAM-dependent methyltransferase → MENTKKQHWETVFTTKAENEVSWYQSEPKTSIQLIQACKVTKDAKIIDIGGGDSYLIDSLLDLGYTNLFLLDISAAAIERAKIRLGAQAKNVTFIVSDSLHFQSNEKFDVWHDRASFHFFTEENDIEQYKANVIANTNQNAHFIIGTFSEDGPLKCSGLPIMQYSVEKMEAVFGADFELENCFTEDHETPFDTVQNFIFCHYKKS, encoded by the coding sequence ATGGAAAATACTAAAAAACAACATTGGGAAACTGTTTTTACTACAAAAGCAGAAAATGAAGTAAGTTGGTATCAGAGCGAACCGAAAACTTCAATTCAATTAATTCAAGCTTGTAAAGTTACTAAAGATGCCAAAATTATTGATATTGGTGGTGGTGATAGCTATTTGATTGATAGTTTACTTGATTTAGGTTACACAAATTTATTCTTGTTGGATATTTCAGCTGCAGCTATTGAACGTGCTAAAATTAGATTAGGAGCTCAAGCTAAGAACGTGACTTTTATAGTTTCCGATAGTTTGCATTTTCAATCAAATGAAAAATTTGATGTTTGGCACGATAGAGCATCTTTTCATTTTTTTACAGAAGAGAATGATATCGAGCAATATAAAGCTAATGTAATTGCAAATACCAATCAAAATGCACATTTTATTATCGGAACTTTCTCGGAAGATGGTCCTTTAAAATGTAGTGGTTTACCTATTATGCAATATTCAGTTGAAAAAATGGAAGCGGTTTTCGGTGCAGATTTCGAATTAGAAAATTGCTTTACAGAAGATCACGAAACGCCTTTTGATACGGTTCAAAATTTCATTTTTTGTCATTATAAAAAATCATAA
- a CDS encoding low molecular weight phosphatase family protein has protein sequence MFENLSKTIQIIKDISVSEARKEVLKPLSDYIQNKVNTNEEIRLNFICTHNSRRSHLSQIWAQTMAFQFEIKNVFCYSGGTEATAMFPKVAETLVNQGFQIQQLSQEQNPVYAVKFDDNQHPIICFSKTYFDDFNPKNSFGAIMTCNNADEGCPMVFGAEARFPIKYDDPKAFDGTDMMNEKYTERSLQIASEMHYVFSQIKK, from the coding sequence ATGTTCGAAAATTTATCAAAAACCATCCAAATTATAAAGGATATTTCAGTTTCAGAAGCACGAAAAGAGGTTTTGAAACCGTTATCGGATTACATTCAAAATAAAGTCAATACAAACGAAGAAATTCGATTGAACTTCATTTGTACGCACAATTCCAGAAGAAGTCATCTGTCGCAAATTTGGGCACAAACGATGGCTTTTCAATTCGAAATAAAGAATGTTTTTTGTTATTCTGGCGGAACGGAAGCAACAGCAATGTTTCCAAAAGTGGCTGAAACATTAGTCAATCAAGGATTTCAAATTCAGCAATTAAGCCAAGAACAAAATCCAGTGTATGCAGTGAAATTTGATGACAATCAACATCCAATTATCTGTTTTTCTAAAACGTATTTCGATGATTTTAATCCGAAAAACAGCTTTGGAGCCATCATGACTTGCAATAACGCCGACGAAGGTTGTCCAATGGTTTTTGGTGCCGAAGCCCGATTTCCAATCAAATACGATGACCCAAAAGCCTTTGATGGAACGGATATGATGAACGAAAAATACACAGAACGTAGTTTGCAAATTGCAAGTGAAATGCATTATGTATTCTCACAAATTAAAAAATAA
- a CDS encoding thioredoxin family protein has translation MRTIKILGTGCAKCKATEQAVRDAIAKNNIDATVEKVEDIQQIMEYNILSTPAVVVDEIVKIKGKVPSEAEILEALS, from the coding sequence ATGAGAACAATTAAAATACTAGGAACTGGTTGTGCCAAATGCAAAGCTACTGAACAAGCTGTTAGAGATGCAATTGCCAAAAATAACATTGATGCAACGGTAGAAAAAGTAGAAGATATTCAGCAAATTATGGAATATAATATCTTATCAACTCCTGCAGTTGTGGTGGATGAAATCGTAAAAATAAAAGGAAAAGTTCCAAGTGAAGCCGAAATTTTAGAAGCACTTTCATAA
- a CDS encoding permease gives MFDWLQNLSDWLIYSIFNIAQGTKLGDALNFFVYDTIKILILLFLITMVMGVVNSYFPVDKIRNYLSRNKLFGLEYLFASTFGAITPFCSCSSVPLFIGFVKGGIPLGVTFAFLITSPLVNEVAIALFIGMFGLKATLIYVSSGILLGMIGGIILGKLKLEKTLIAMGARCFS, from the coding sequence ATGTTTGATTGGCTACAAAACCTTTCTGATTGGCTGATTTATTCGATTTTTAACATTGCTCAAGGCACAAAATTGGGCGATGCACTCAACTTTTTTGTGTATGACACGATAAAGATTTTGATTTTATTGTTTCTCATCACAATGGTTATGGGTGTTGTTAATTCGTACTTTCCAGTGGATAAAATCAGAAATTACCTTTCTAGAAACAAACTTTTTGGTTTAGAATACCTGTTTGCCTCAACATTTGGAGCAATTACACCATTTTGTTCATGTAGTTCGGTTCCATTGTTTATAGGTTTTGTAAAAGGAGGCATTCCACTTGGAGTAACATTCGCTTTTTTAATAACATCGCCTTTAGTAAATGAAGTTGCAATTGCATTATTTATTGGTATGTTTGGCTTAAAAGCAACATTAATCTATGTTTCAAGTGGAATTCTATTAGGTATGATTGGCGGAATAATTCTTGGCAAATTAAAACTAGAAAAAACACTTATCGCCATGGGTGCAAGGTGTTTTAGCTAA
- a CDS encoding permease — protein MQGVLANSEKEGDLEEEKQTFSQRLPSIFKEALSIIKGVFWYIIIGIGIGAMMHGFIPTGFFETYISKDNPFAVPIAVILGIPMYSNAAGVLPIIQVFVQKGIPIGTAIAFMMAVVGLSIPEATMLKKVMTWKLIAIFFGVVAICIIISGYVFNLIL, from the coding sequence GTGCAAGGTGTTTTAGCTAATTCAGAAAAAGAAGGTGATTTAGAAGAAGAAAAACAAACTTTTTCACAACGTTTGCCTTCCATTTTTAAAGAAGCACTTTCCATAATCAAAGGCGTTTTTTGGTACATTATTATCGGAATTGGAATAGGAGCCATGATGCACGGATTTATTCCAACAGGATTTTTTGAAACTTATATTAGTAAAGATAATCCGTTTGCTGTGCCAATAGCTGTAATTTTAGGTATTCCAATGTATAGTAATGCCGCTGGAGTATTACCCATAATTCAAGTTTTTGTGCAAAAAGGAATTCCTATTGGAACAGCCATTGCATTTATGATGGCAGTGGTGGGTTTATCCATTCCAGAAGCTACAATGCTTAAAAAAGTAATGACATGGAAGCTAATCGCCATTTTCTTTGGAGTTGTGGCAATTTGCATCATTATTTCAGGTTATGTATTTAATTTAATTTTATAA
- a CDS encoding nitrophenyl compound nitroreductase subunit ArsF family protein — MKSKIIIVLAVFTTFFSCKNEVKEEVQPIVENSITTEIQLIQFHTEHRCITCNNIEKLSKETIKGNEAISFVLYNVDDEKNAKVAEQFEATGTSLYLYNSKTRFTKDLTEMAFMYAKNEGDKFKTELQKEISAFK, encoded by the coding sequence ATGAAGTCAAAAATTATCATAGTATTAGCGGTATTTACAACATTTTTTTCGTGTAAAAACGAAGTGAAAGAAGAAGTACAACCAATAGTAGAAAATTCAATAACTACGGAAATTCAATTGATTCAATTTCATACCGAGCATCGTTGTATTACCTGCAATAACATTGAGAAATTAAGCAAAGAAACCATTAAAGGAAACGAAGCAATTTCGTTTGTTTTGTACAATGTAGATGATGAAAAAAACGCAAAAGTAGCCGAACAATTTGAAGCTACTGGAACTTCTTTATACTTGTATAATTCCAAAACTAGATTTACTAAAGATTTAACCGAAATGGCTTTTATGTATGCCAAAAATGAAGGCGATAAGTTTAAAACCGAACTTCAAAAAGAAATTTCCGCATTCAAGTAA
- a CDS encoding aromatic aminobenezylarsenical efflux permease ArsG family transporter, whose translation MDFIQTFAENKEFPVLAAFALGLLTAIAPCPLATNITATAFIAKTINNKKKVLLSGLLYTLGRMFSYTLIGAMIYFGASKFQVAKLFQGNGEKYIGYVLTIIGLIMLDVIKLNFIKGFNFTEKLSETFKTKGLLGSFLLGALFAMAFCPYSGALFFAMLIPMTLASSEGLLLPIVFSIGTGLPVIFFAFVIAFSMEKLGNYFKTITKIEKVMRIIAALTFIITGLYYINIYLKII comes from the coding sequence ATGGATTTCATTCAAACTTTTGCCGAAAATAAAGAGTTTCCTGTTCTTGCTGCTTTTGCTTTAGGATTACTTACTGCAATTGCTCCGTGTCCGTTGGCGACAAATATTACGGCGACCGCTTTTATTGCAAAAACCATCAATAATAAGAAAAAAGTATTGTTGAGCGGATTGCTTTATACTTTGGGAAGAATGTTTTCGTACACCTTAATTGGGGCGATGATTTATTTTGGAGCAAGCAAATTTCAAGTAGCAAAGTTGTTTCAAGGAAATGGGGAAAAATATATAGGTTATGTTTTGACAATTATAGGTTTAATTATGTTAGATGTAATTAAGTTGAATTTTATCAAAGGATTTAATTTTACCGAAAAATTATCTGAAACGTTTAAAACCAAAGGATTATTAGGCTCATTTTTATTAGGTGCTTTGTTTGCTATGGCATTTTGTCCGTATAGTGGAGCTTTATTTTTTGCTATGTTGATTCCAATGACCTTAGCATCAAGTGAAGGTTTATTATTGCCAATAGTTTTTTCTATTGGAACAGGTTTACCCGTAATTTTCTTCGCTTTTGTGATTGCTTTTAGTATGGAAAAATTAGGAAATTATTTCAAAACCATAACTAAAATTGAAAAAGTAATGCGAATAATTGCGGCTCTAACGTTCATCATTACAGGATTGTATTATATCAATATTTATTTAAAAATAATTTAG
- the arsB gene encoding ACR3 family arsenite efflux transporter has protein sequence MKKRLGFLDRFLTLWIFLAMLIGVGIGYFIPNSADFINSFSSGTTNVPLAIGLILMMYPPLTKIDFSKVPLMFEKPKLLSASFFITWIFGPFLMFLLATFFLKDYPEYMTGLIIIGIAPCIAMVIVWNELAEGNRELAAGLIGINSLLQVFFFSLYAYFYLEIMLPLFGIKGLKLNITITEIAQTVGIYLGIPFALAVISRYAIKKYLGDKFFNQKFIPFVSPITLIALLFTIVVMFSLKGEMIVDLPMDVVRIAIPLVIFFTIMFFLMFFVAKKIGANYRDAVALSFTASGNNFELAIAVSIGVFGINSGQAFAGVIGPLVEVPALIILVNVAFWLRKKWFS, from the coding sequence ATGAAAAAACGATTAGGATTTTTAGACCGATTTTTAACGCTTTGGATTTTTTTAGCAATGCTAATTGGAGTAGGAATAGGTTATTTTATTCCAAATTCAGCTGATTTTATTAATTCCTTTTCATCAGGAACTACGAATGTTCCGTTGGCGATTGGCTTGATTTTAATGATGTATCCACCATTAACTAAAATCGATTTTTCAAAAGTGCCTCTAATGTTTGAAAAACCTAAGTTATTATCGGCTTCGTTTTTTATTACATGGATTTTTGGCCCTTTTTTAATGTTTTTATTGGCTACTTTCTTTTTGAAAGACTATCCTGAGTATATGACGGGATTGATTATCATCGGAATTGCGCCTTGTATTGCTATGGTAATTGTTTGGAATGAACTTGCTGAAGGAAACAGAGAATTAGCTGCTGGTTTAATCGGAATAAATAGTTTGTTACAAGTGTTTTTCTTCAGTTTGTATGCTTATTTTTATTTGGAAATCATGTTGCCTTTGTTTGGAATAAAAGGTTTAAAATTAAATATTACAATCACCGAAATTGCTCAAACGGTTGGAATTTATCTCGGAATTCCTTTTGCTTTGGCTGTGATTAGTCGTTATGCGATTAAAAAGTATTTGGGAGATAAATTTTTTAATCAAAAGTTCATTCCTTTTGTTTCGCCAATTACGTTGATTGCTTTGCTTTTTACAATTGTCGTCATGTTCAGTTTGAAAGGTGAAATGATTGTTGATTTACCAATGGATGTTGTTAGAATTGCTATTCCATTAGTGATTTTCTTTACGATTATGTTTTTCTTGATGTTTTTTGTAGCCAAAAAAATCGGAGCCAACTATCGCGATGCTGTAGCATTATCGTTTACTGCTTCTGGAAATAATTTTGAATTAGCCATCGCTGTTTCAATCGGTGTTTTCGGAATTAATAGCGGACAAGCTTTTGCAGGTGTTATCGGACCTTTAGTAGAAGTTCCCGCTTTAATTATACTAGTAAATGTGGCGTTTTGGTTACGAAAAAAGTGGTTTTCATAG
- a CDS encoding TlpA disulfide reductase family protein: MKLNYLKILLNLLIFLSLASCNKLKPNTFILNGTIKGNYSGFIYLHYDSKQDSCLVTNNKFRFDGTILSTTAARLGTKRRTSAMEKDFFLEESEITINIEIQQKKIGETELDWIIINSSKGSKIADLQNEFESYKTKFKDSKDWENKKYLKIDEIITKNPKSKYSANLLAEESWKSNSDISKLKKMYEKLDLKFQDSSTIAVLKSNLFPEKITLVGKPIFDFELPNENGKKLQSKNYRGKILFIDFWASWCEPCRKQMPEIKRIYSKFKKHKFKILAVSLDSKKDKQKWLNTIIKENSTWDNVIETGEFDSKIAKMYNIQSIPSNFLIDDKGIIIDQNISPEELEEQLHTLFKTVK, encoded by the coding sequence ATGAAATTAAATTATTTGAAAATACTTCTTAATTTGCTTATATTCTTATCTCTTGCTAGTTGTAACAAATTAAAACCAAATACATTTATTTTAAATGGAACTATAAAAGGAAACTATTCAGGGTTTATATATCTTCATTATGATTCTAAACAAGACAGTTGCTTAGTTACAAACAATAAATTTCGTTTTGATGGCACAATATTATCAACTACAGCTGCGCGATTAGGTACAAAAAGGCGAACATCCGCAATGGAAAAGGATTTCTTTCTTGAAGAATCCGAAATCACAATAAACATAGAAATTCAACAAAAAAAAATAGGCGAAACTGAACTAGATTGGATTATTATTAATTCAAGTAAAGGAAGTAAAATTGCTGATTTGCAAAACGAATTTGAAAGTTATAAAACAAAGTTTAAAGATAGTAAAGATTGGGAAAACAAAAAGTATTTGAAAATCGATGAAATTATAACAAAAAATCCAAAAAGTAAATACAGTGCAAATTTACTTGCAGAAGAATCCTGGAAGTCTAACTCTGATATTTCGAAGTTGAAGAAAATGTACGAAAAATTAGATTTAAAATTTCAAGATTCATCAACTATAGCTGTTTTAAAAAGTAATTTATTTCCAGAAAAGATTACATTAGTCGGTAAACCAATCTTTGACTTTGAACTCCCAAATGAAAATGGAAAAAAATTACAATCAAAAAATTATAGAGGTAAAATATTATTTATAGATTTTTGGGCTTCATGGTGTGAACCATGTAGAAAACAAATGCCTGAAATTAAGAGAATTTACAGTAAATTTAAAAAACATAAATTTAAAATACTTGCTGTTTCGCTCGATTCAAAAAAAGACAAACAAAAATGGCTAAACACGATCATTAAGGAAAATTCGACTTGGGATAACGTAATTGAAACTGGAGAATTTGATAGCAAAATTGCCAAAATGTACAATATACAATCAATTCCATCAAATTTTTTAATTGATGACAAAGGTATAATTATTGATCAAAATATTTCTCCCGAAGAATTGGAAGAACAATTGCATACATTGTTTAAAACGGTAAAATAA